A stretch of the Pan paniscus chromosome 2, NHGRI_mPanPan1-v2.0_pri, whole genome shotgun sequence genome encodes the following:
- the EIF1B gene encoding eukaryotic translation initiation factor 1b — MSTIQNLQSFDPFADATKGDDLLPAGTEDYIHIRIQQRNGRKTLTTVQGIADDYDKKKLVKAFKKKFACNGTVIEHPEYGEVIQLQGDQRKNICQFLLEVGIVKEEQLKVHGF; from the exons ATGTCCACTATCCAGAACCTCCAATCTTTCG ACCCCTTTGCTGATGCAACTAAGGGTGACGACTTACTCCCGGCAGGGACTGAGGATTACATTCATATAAGAATCCAGCAACGGAACGGCAGAAAGACACTGACTACTGTTCAGGGCATTGCAGATGATTATGACAAAAAGAAACTTGTGAAAGCTTTCAAAAAG AAATTTGCCTGTAATGGTACTGTGATTGAACATCCTGAATACGGAGAGGTTATTCAGCTTCAAGGTGACCAAAGAAAAAACATCTGCCAGTTTCTCTTGGAG GTTGGCATTGTCAAGGAGGAACAGCTTAAGGTTCATGGATTCTAA